The DNA sequence GTGACTAGAAATTGTTTTTGATGTATGCCAGGGAGTGCAACATTTCAACTTAGAGCAGAAGACCCTCCCGTGACCATGTTAACAGATCTCATCGACAGTAGGTGGAAATTTGTCAACAGTGATGTGACTGTAACATATAGACTCTTACACACTTGCTGGTTTGTTTTACATATTGGATGAGGAAGCTTCATCGTGCGTCCGTGTCGTGCAGCGCAGCCTCAGAGAGGGTCAGCCTTGCCACAAGCGAGTTCTGCAGTGCGCGACAGCACTCCACGTGTTACCCGCGCAGCCAACCGCCCGCAATGTGACCCGGCGGTCCCGAACGACAGCGTTGGATCGCGCAGCTCGGGTATAGCGCGCGACTCTCGCAGTGCGGCGGACTCAAAACCACCTGCTGCTACACCTGCAGGTAAGCGCAATCAGGTTTAAACACATTcaagaaaatgtgtttaaaaattcTTTGgcgcgagaaaaaaatgtttccgagcGTTAAAgctgttggcaaaaaaaaaaaaaaaaatcaaaaacaaatgatttttgATTTTCGTTCCGAAAAACGAAAACTTTTACTACGGTCGCTAACACTTGCCAAACGGTGGGGCTTagttcttcttacttttttttctcgaaataaCAATCAGTCAttcagtcgatttttttttgggggggggggtcaaatcgTCAGTTTTGAGGAATCTGTtcagagccaatttttttctttgcaagagAAGCTCCaaaggaaaaagcaaaaaaaaaaaacaaaaaaaaacaaccaatgcatgtggtcgttttttttcatcagtgtgAATATGTGcttgctatgaagatacacaataaataaatacataaggaTGTTTGTTTCTCCGTCTCCACGTAGCTATTAGCATACCTTATattcatatttgtgtgtgtgttagggggagtaCTACTCAGGTGGCTAACTTGGGAAAAGGCCAAAACGCTTCTCCACGGGGAGAAGCTTCTCCACTggtccttgtgaggatgaaaacGGGAAACGAGCACTAAAACAACGGGTAGCATCGCGTTAAGATCCACGCGAACATACCACGGGGGTTAACGTAGGCAATTTCACACGCACCCAATTGGGGTAGGGCGCAATTATGCGGCGACAGCTTCT is a window from the Hippocampus zosterae strain Florida chromosome 3, ASM2543408v3, whole genome shotgun sequence genome containing:
- the LOC127598370 gene encoding myoD family inhibitor domain-containing protein-like isoform X2 — protein: MPGSATFQLRAEDPPVTMLTDLIDTQPQRGSALPQASSAVRDSTPRVTRAANRPQCDPAVPNDSVGSRSSGIARDSRSAADSKPPAATPADSCAHLLLACLSCQCSVLLLALLETCASGTLRLCACCCGACARSCGTLPRAPVEELACHAHCHSVLFQSCGESTECLEFCIECCRICHRN